The following are encoded in a window of Streptomyces sp. 11x1 genomic DNA:
- a CDS encoding TIM barrel protein gives MGFAEQRYTVNLSILFTELPLLERPAAAAAAGFTAVELWWPWVDSPTPPRSELDALRGSFEDAGVRLTGLNFYSGVLPGPDRGALSIPGEEAERFRANVDVVAEFAGSVGCGALNALYGNRVAGVDPAEQDALALHNLVLAARAADRIGAILLIEALNKVESPLYPLVSAPAAVGVVDKVNEASGLGNARFLMDLYHLSMNGEDLPRVIAEHTGRTGHVQIADNPGRGVPGTGAVPLEDLLDQLGKAGYEGLVGLEYKPGDRPSSEAFEWLPREARAAR, from the coding sequence ATGGGATTCGCGGAGCAGCGCTACACCGTCAACCTGTCGATCCTCTTCACGGAACTCCCACTCCTGGAGCGCCCCGCGGCCGCCGCCGCGGCCGGCTTCACCGCGGTCGAGCTGTGGTGGCCCTGGGTCGACTCCCCCACTCCCCCTCGGTCCGAACTCGACGCCCTGCGGGGCTCGTTCGAGGACGCGGGTGTACGGCTGACCGGGCTGAACTTCTACTCGGGGGTGCTGCCGGGGCCGGACCGCGGCGCACTGTCGATCCCGGGCGAGGAAGCGGAGCGCTTCCGCGCCAACGTCGACGTGGTCGCGGAGTTCGCCGGGTCCGTCGGCTGCGGGGCGCTCAACGCGCTGTACGGCAACCGCGTCGCCGGTGTGGACCCGGCCGAGCAGGACGCCCTGGCCCTGCACAACCTGGTCCTGGCCGCGCGGGCCGCCGACCGGATCGGCGCGATCCTGCTGATCGAGGCCCTGAACAAGGTGGAGTCACCGCTCTACCCCCTGGTGTCGGCCCCGGCCGCCGTCGGCGTCGTCGACAAGGTCAACGAGGCCTCGGGCCTCGGCAACGCGCGCTTCCTGATGGACCTCTACCACCTGTCCATGAACGGCGAGGACCTCCCCCGGGTGATCGCCGAGCACACCGGGCGGACCGGGCATGTGCAGATCGCCGACAACCCCGGCCGCGGCGTCCCCGGCACCGGGGCCGTCCCCTTGGAAGACCTCCTCGACCAGCTGGGCAAGGCCGGCTACGAGGGCCTGGTCGGCCTGGAGTACAAGCCGGGCGACCGGCCGAGCTCCGAGGCCTTCGAGTGGCTCCCCCGGGAGGCCCGCGCGGCTCGCTGA
- a CDS encoding TIGR03619 family F420-dependent LLM class oxidoreductase, protein MTTPRMQLVLSENWTMTAGRADLPTVIRWAREAEDAGFDSVMISEHIVLGPDAGAAGVMGNPRDYALPGNQDPHTPWPNSLMLLSAIAAVTERLRLAASAVIAPLRHPLLLARELGTLDLLSEGRLIVLPNVSWSRDEYAALGVPFSRRGRLLDEHLEIWAKLWGPSPVSHESDHYAFQDVYFEPKAHRPDGPRLCFGGAGMHDAMVRRIVRYGHAFNPLGKVTPEHMRKLRTAMAAAGRDIADLEMIGGTRAVFPDDSSCADLAQALEAIPEQTAQGFTTFCVKPSQFTDDPNGVGAFCREVMRRVELLTA, encoded by the coding sequence ATGACCACTCCCCGCATGCAGCTCGTCCTGAGCGAGAACTGGACCATGACCGCAGGCCGCGCGGATCTGCCGACCGTGATCCGCTGGGCCCGCGAGGCCGAGGACGCCGGATTCGACTCCGTCATGATCAGCGAACACATCGTGCTCGGCCCCGACGCCGGAGCAGCCGGCGTGATGGGCAACCCCCGCGACTACGCCCTGCCCGGCAACCAGGACCCCCACACCCCATGGCCCAACTCGCTCATGCTGCTCAGCGCGATCGCCGCTGTCACCGAGCGCCTGCGTCTGGCCGCGTCGGCGGTCATCGCTCCCCTGCGGCATCCCCTGCTCCTGGCCCGTGAGCTCGGCACCCTCGACCTTCTCTCCGAGGGCCGTCTGATCGTGCTGCCCAACGTCAGCTGGAGCCGGGACGAGTACGCGGCACTCGGTGTCCCGTTCTCCCGGCGTGGCAGGCTCCTCGACGAACACCTGGAGATCTGGGCGAAGTTGTGGGGCCCCTCCCCCGTGTCCCACGAGAGCGACCACTACGCCTTCCAGGATGTCTACTTCGAGCCCAAGGCACACCGTCCGGACGGCCCCCGGCTGTGCTTCGGCGGCGCGGGCATGCACGACGCGATGGTCCGCAGGATCGTCCGGTACGGCCACGCCTTCAACCCGCTGGGCAAGGTGACGCCCGAGCACATGCGGAAGCTGCGGACCGCGATGGCCGCCGCGGGCCGCGACATCGCCGACCTGGAGATGATCGGCGGCACCCGCGCCGTGTTCCCCGACGACAGCTCCTGCGCCGACCTGGCGCAGGCCCTCGAGGCCATCCCCGAGCAGACGGCCCAAGGTTTCACCACCTTCTGCGTCAAGCCCTCGCAGTTCACCGACGACCCGAACGGGGTGGGCGCGTTCTGCCGAGAGGTGATGCGCCGCGTGGAGTTGCTGACCGCCTGA
- a CDS encoding 2-hydroxy-3-oxopropionate reductase, protein MSNLPKVAWIGLGIMGSPMSENLIKAGYDVTGHTLEQDKLDRLTAAGGTAADSVAEAVRDADVVITMVPASPQVEAVAYGPDGILANARPGTLLIDMSSITPQTSIDLAKAAQEKGIRVLDAPVSGGEAGAVEAVLSIMVGGDRSDFDEAVPLFEALGRTIVLCGPHGAGQTVKAANQLIVAVNIQACAEAVVFLEKSGVDLTAALDVLGGGLAGSTVLARKKDDFLNRDFKPGFRIDLHHKDMGIVTDAARTVGAALPVGAVVAQLVASLRAQGDGGLDHSALLRGVERLSGAQV, encoded by the coding sequence ATGAGCAATCTCCCCAAGGTCGCGTGGATAGGGCTCGGCATCATGGGCTCCCCCATGTCCGAGAACCTGATCAAGGCGGGTTACGACGTCACCGGCCACACCCTGGAACAGGACAAGCTGGACCGGCTGACCGCCGCCGGCGGGACCGCGGCGGACTCCGTCGCCGAGGCCGTGCGCGACGCCGACGTCGTCATCACGATGGTGCCCGCCTCCCCGCAGGTCGAGGCCGTCGCGTACGGCCCCGACGGCATCCTGGCCAACGCCCGCCCCGGCACCCTGCTGATCGACATGTCGTCCATCACCCCGCAGACCTCGATCGACCTGGCGAAGGCCGCGCAGGAGAAGGGCATCCGGGTGCTCGACGCCCCGGTCTCCGGTGGTGAGGCGGGCGCCGTCGAGGCCGTGCTGTCCATCATGGTCGGCGGCGACCGGTCCGACTTCGACGAGGCCGTGCCGCTGTTCGAGGCGCTCGGCCGGACGATCGTGCTGTGCGGTCCGCACGGTGCGGGGCAGACCGTGAAGGCCGCGAACCAGCTGATCGTCGCCGTCAACATCCAGGCGTGCGCCGAGGCCGTGGTCTTCCTGGAGAAGTCGGGCGTCGACCTGACGGCGGCCCTCGATGTCCTGGGTGGCGGGCTCGCCGGATCGACCGTGCTGGCCCGCAAGAAGGACGACTTCCTGAACCGGGACTTCAAACCGGGCTTCCGCATCGACCTGCACCACAAGGACATGGGCATCGTCACCGACGCGGCCCGCACCGTGGGCGCCGCCCTGCCGGTCGGCGCCGTGGTCGCCCAACTGGTCGCCTCGCTGCGCGCCCAGGGCGACGGCGGCCTCGACCACTCGGCCCTGCTGCGGGGCGTGGAACGCCTCTCCGGCGCCCAGGTCTGA
- a CDS encoding chorismate-binding protein — MTSPGATAPQDVLDRVLVPQPSPFALLHRPETVGPGLLEVVIGDVSAVGSLAELPVRARPAGPGRAAHEVLALLPYRQIAERGFACTDDGEPLLAMTVTDQDVMTVAEAVRRIAEVPIEVTGKHFDVDDETYAEIVRTVIRDEIGEGEGANFVIHRSLVADITDYTLAHALCFFRRLLEYEQGAYWTYLVHTGERTLVGASPERHISLHDGVAVMNPISGTYRYPASGPTLPDVMAFLADPKETDELYMVVDEELKMMARICPDGCRVTGPYLKEMARVAHTEYFVEGRTSRDVREILRETMFAPTVTGSPLESACRVIGRHEPRGRGYYSGAVALIGHDDDGGRTLDSSILIRTADIGGDGRLRIGVGATLVRHSDPGSEVEETRAKAAGLLTALESHRPSGFGAHPHINAALARRNDMIAGFWLADATERERPDSALAGRSALIVDAEDTFTFMLDQQLRALGLAVTVRRYDEPYDLDAHDLVVMGPGPGDPRDMDHPKIAHLAAATGRLLDGRRPFLSVCLSHQVLSARLGFPLRRREVPNQGVQKEIDLFGSRERVGFYNAFAAWSDEEKADCPGVGVVEISRSPDTGEIHALRGPHFSSLQFHAESLLTQDGPRILREAATRVLLGRARGRAG, encoded by the coding sequence TCGCGTTGCTGCACCGGCCCGAAACGGTGGGACCGGGGCTGCTGGAGGTGGTGATCGGCGACGTCTCGGCGGTGGGCTCACTGGCCGAACTCCCCGTCCGGGCCCGGCCCGCGGGCCCGGGACGGGCGGCACACGAGGTGCTGGCGCTGCTTCCCTACCGTCAGATCGCCGAGCGCGGCTTCGCCTGCACCGACGACGGCGAACCGCTGCTGGCCATGACGGTCACCGACCAGGACGTGATGACGGTCGCCGAGGCGGTGCGCCGTATCGCGGAGGTGCCGATCGAGGTCACCGGCAAGCACTTCGACGTGGACGACGAGACGTACGCCGAGATCGTGCGCACGGTGATCAGGGACGAGATCGGCGAGGGCGAGGGCGCCAACTTCGTCATCCACCGCTCGCTCGTCGCGGACATCACCGACTACACGCTCGCGCACGCCCTGTGCTTCTTCCGCCGGCTGCTGGAGTACGAGCAGGGCGCCTACTGGACGTACCTGGTGCACACCGGCGAGCGCACCCTGGTCGGTGCCAGCCCGGAACGGCACATCAGCCTGCACGACGGCGTCGCGGTGATGAACCCGATCAGCGGCACCTACCGCTATCCGGCGAGCGGTCCCACGCTGCCGGACGTGATGGCGTTCCTCGCCGATCCCAAGGAGACCGACGAGCTGTACATGGTCGTCGACGAGGAACTGAAGATGATGGCCCGGATCTGCCCGGACGGTTGCCGTGTCACCGGGCCGTATCTGAAGGAAATGGCCCGGGTTGCGCACACCGAGTACTTCGTCGAGGGGCGTACCTCGCGCGATGTGCGCGAGATCCTGCGCGAGACCATGTTCGCGCCCACCGTCACCGGCAGTCCGCTGGAGAGCGCCTGCCGGGTGATCGGCCGTCATGAACCGCGGGGGCGCGGCTACTACAGCGGAGCGGTCGCCCTGATCGGACACGACGACGACGGCGGGCGCACCCTCGACTCCTCGATCCTCATCCGCACCGCCGACATCGGCGGCGACGGCCGGTTGCGCATCGGTGTGGGTGCCACGCTGGTACGGCACTCGGACCCGGGGTCCGAGGTGGAGGAGACCCGTGCCAAGGCCGCCGGGCTGCTCACCGCCCTGGAGAGCCACCGCCCGTCGGGTTTCGGCGCACATCCTCACATCAACGCGGCGCTGGCCCGCCGCAACGACATGATCGCGGGGTTCTGGCTCGCCGATGCCACCGAGCGCGAGCGCCCGGACTCCGCACTCGCCGGCCGCAGTGCGCTGATCGTCGACGCCGAGGACACCTTCACCTTCATGCTCGACCAGCAACTGCGGGCGCTGGGGCTGGCCGTGACCGTTCGCCGCTACGACGAGCCGTACGACCTCGACGCCCACGACCTCGTCGTCATGGGACCCGGGCCGGGCGATCCACGCGACATGGACCATCCCAAGATCGCCCACCTGGCCGCCGCGACCGGACGCCTGCTGGACGGCCGACGGCCGTTCCTGTCCGTCTGCCTCAGCCACCAGGTCCTCTCGGCCCGTCTCGGCTTCCCGCTGCGGCGACGCGAGGTGCCCAACCAGGGAGTACAGAAGGAGATCGACCTCTTCGGGAGCCGCGAACGCGTCGGCTTCTACAACGCCTTCGCCGCCTGGAGCGACGAGGAGAAGGCCGACTGTCCCGGAGTGGGCGTGGTCGAGATCAGTCGCTCGCCGGACACCGGGGAGATTCACGCCCTGCGCGGACCGCACTTCTCCTCCTTGCAGTTCCACGCCGAATCCCTGCTCACCCAGGACGGCCCACGGATCCTGCGCGAGGCGGCGACCCGCGTCCTGCTCGGCCGCGCCCGCGGCCGAGCAGGCTGA